The proteins below come from a single Tachypleus tridentatus isolate NWPU-2018 chromosome 13, ASM421037v1, whole genome shotgun sequence genomic window:
- the LOC143240761 gene encoding uncharacterized protein LOC143240761 encodes MKRQQDCDSPNKSKRSHSSLSRYDDSPRDRRSSDRRDRRGVNKSSSDQRRGRTTARDSSLERGMPMGRSGSSMPLTSRDIYDDFSRGMKSERGGPYSYKILCVSNIHHKVSDAAVRDAVFREFNRFGEQGSTTT; translated from the exons ATGAAGAGACAACAAGATTGCGATTCTCCTAATAAAAGTAAACGTTCGCATTCTTCCTTGTCTCGGTACGATGATAGCCCTCGGGATCGTAGATCTTCAGATAGACGAGACAGGCGTGGGGTAAACAAATCATCCAGCGATCAACGTCGTGGTAGGACTACAGCCAGAGATTCGTCTTTAGAAAGAGGTATGCCAATGGGTAGAAGTGGTAGTTCGATGCCGTTAACCTCTCGCGATATTTACGATGATTTTTCGCGTGGCATGAAATCAGAACGAGGCGGTCCATACAGTTACAAAATATTGTGCGTCAGTAATATACATCATAAAGTTTCAGATGCAGCCGTGCGTGATGCAGTTTTCAGGGAGTTCAATCGTTTTGGTGAA CAAGGCTCCACAACCACGTGA
- the LOC143240760 gene encoding RNA-binding protein spenito-like, giving the protein MSPDYGPLRSVSPAHSTGSAGGIGRRSGGGRHSNFDQNPGPPPFGPPPPYRELPMRHDMHHDFHLPPHRRDEAKKEKFPNYLHHVPPEEDDKATRTLFVGNLEVAIPETELRRIFERYGVVEDIDVKRPPPGQGNAYAFIKFLNLDMAHRAKVEMSGQYIGKFQCKIGYGKATPTTRIWVGGLGPWTSLSHLEREFDRFGAIRKIDFVKGDNHAYIQYDSIDAAQAACQEMRGFPLGGTDKRLRVDFADPGPYSYFESGRPDFRDEPVDQFPFPHRGGRDLAPPEEFFGGPDWPPNRGFSHSPSYYPWPLELDDHSRGDYREWNRDRQNCWDEPGRGGRGEVGNDRRKRPVTPDEKGLLDGGHTLARLDGVSLKHSLRSHTPEPGEHERTPSNKDPLSPRRTKGDTVRLSKEYHSSGGDHNDSRERKEREQGEVDKECEVGRTQGHTDGEPSENGRKMIPDSVVKEGVVAVADSVTNLQDLAKCCPVAWHGGLVLKNSSFPSRMHVCSGDPSLVDSLMKVNSVDAPMLRITQRLRLDQPKLEDVSRRISNAGTHGHCMLLTMPGSIHASDDSASAVQQRPLRNLVSYLKQKEAAGVVALPATSAKKDGKDVNGVLYAFPPCEFTLELLRRIVPNLTSESSKEDHIVVVVVKGAA; this is encoded by the coding sequence ATGAGCCCTGACTATGGTCCATTGAGAAGTGTGTCACCAGCTCATTCAACAGGAAGTGCTGGGGGTATAGGTAGACGTTCAGGGGGTGGGAGACATAGCAACTTTGACCAGAATCCTGGGCCACCTCCATTTGGACCCCCACCACCTTATAGAGAACTACCAATGCGACATGATATGCACCATGACTTTCACCTTCCACCTCATAGACGAGATGAAGCCAAGAAAGAAAAATTTCCTAACTACCTTCATCATGTACCACCAGAAGAAGATGACAAAGCAACCAGAACACTTTTTGTTGGAAATTTAGAAGTAGCAATACCTGAAACTGAATTACGTCGAATTTTTGAAAGGTATGGTGTTGTAGAAGATATTGATGTGAAAAGACCTCCTCCTGGTCAGGGAAATGCCTATGCTTTTATTAAGTTTTTGAACCTTGATATGGCTCACAGAGCTAAGGTTGAAATGTCAGGTCAATATATTGGAAAGTTTCAGTGTAAAATTGGTTATGGAAAAGCAACCCCAACAACTAGAATTTGGGTAGGTGGACTTGGCCCGTGGACATCTCTGTCTCACCTTGAGAGAGAATTTGATAGGTTTGGAGCCATCAGGAAAATTGACTTTGTCAAAGGAGATAATCATGCTTATATTCAGTATGATAGTATTGATGCTGCACAAGCAGCTTGTCAGGAGATGCGTGGATTTCCCTTGGGTGGTACAGACAAAAGACTGAGAGTGGATTTTGCAGATCCAGGACCTTACAGCTATTTTGAGTCTGGAAGACCTGATTTTAGAGATGAACCAGTAGATCAATTTCCTTTTCCTCATCGTGGTGGCCGTGACCTTGCACCACCTGAGGAGTTTTTTGGTGGTCCAGACTGGCCACCAAATCGAGGCTTTTCTCATTCGCCATCTTATTATCCTTGGCCACTAGAACTTGATGACCACAGTAGAGGAGATTATAGGGAGTGGAACAGAGACAGACAAAATTGTTGGGATGAACCAGGCAGGGGAGGACGTGGGGAAGTTGGTAATGATCGGCGTAAACGACCAGTGACCCCAGATGAGAAAGGTCTTTTGGATGGAGGCCATACACTAGCTCGATTAGATGGTGTATCATTGAAACATTCTCTTAGATCACACACTCCTGAACCAGGTGAACATGAAAGGACTCCAAGCAACAAAGATCCTTTGTCTCCTCGAAGGACAAAAGGTGATACTGTTCGATTATCCAAGGAATACCATTCTTCTGGAGGGGATCATAATGACTCCAGAGAAAGAAAAGAACGTGAACAAGGTGAAGTTGATAAAGAGTGTGAAGTGGGAAGAACCCAAGGGCATACTGATGGTGAGCCAAGTGAAAATGGAAGAAAAATGATACCTGATAGTGTTGTGAAAGAAGGTGTTGTTGCAGTTGCTGACAGTGTCACAAACCTCCAAGATCTAGCAAAATGCTGCCCTGTAGCATGGcatggtgggcttgttctgaagAATAGTTCTTTTCCATCTCGTATGCATGTGTGTAGTGGAGATCCCTCCCTTGTAGATTCTCTTATGAAGGTTAATTCTGTTGATGCACCCATGCTTAGGATTACTCAACGACTCCGACTTGATCAGCCTAAATTGGAGGATGTTTCACGCAGGATCTCCAATGCTGGCACTCATGGTCATTGCATGCTTCTTACAATGCCGGGTTCAATACATGCTTCAGATGATTCAGCCAGTGCTGTTCAGCAGCGCCCTCTAAGGAATTTAGTGTCTTATTTGAAACAGAAAGAGGCAGCTGGTGTTGTTGCTTTACCAGCTACTAGTGCCAAAAAAGATGGCAAAGACGTAAATGGAGTTTTATATGCTTTCCCTCCATGCGAATTTACTTTAGAGTTGTTAAGGCGTATTGTCCCAAATTTGACTAGCGAGTCTTCAAAAGAAGATCACattgtggtggtggtggtgaaaGGTGCAGCTTGA